ACTAGGGCAGCACCAGTTATGATAAAATTCTCGTGGTTTTCAAGTTTTGAGAATTCAACAAGATTCATCTCCCTGAGGTGGAGAACATGCCAAGAGCTCTACCACTGAGTCCAGTTCCTGAAAGACACACTCTGTGTCCACGTGGCCATCTGTAACTCGAGTATTTCTCATTTCCCCTGAATTGCCTCTAAGTACTACAAAGCGGAGTTTTGGTCTGCTCAATCATGTGCTTATGCCAGGATAGAGGCAGCAGTTCAATCGTTTCAAGGTGAAAGAAAGTTCTGGAATAATTTCCTTGctaatgcaaaaacaaaacagcacgCCAGTTGCCTGTAAATGTCCCTTTAAGTGAATATATCCAGCGCACAAAAATCCCCTCTCTGTGATGCTAGGACGTGCCCTCTCCTGCGTGCCACTTCCactcacaaagagaaaaagaaaaagaaagtctagagGTGAcacaggaggagagagagcagaCGTGTTTTTGGATGAGAAACGGATGCCCAGCCCTTTCTTACCTTCCCGGAGCAAGAGCGCCTGCTCCACGCTGCTTTTTGGAGCTGCCAGATCAAGTGCAATCTTGCCCTGAGCGTTTTTGCCCTTGATGTTAGCCCCGAAGTCTATCAGCAGGTGAATGATTTCCACACTGTTCTGCCTTGCAGCTGCATGCAGGGGACTGTCCAGCCATTGGCCATGGTCAACGTTGGCTCCTTAACAAAGCAGATGAGCACGATTCAACCACAAAGGTTAATGGAGAGACACACAGAGCCTAAAATGTGCTAGTTGTCGATCGAgacatatttttgttgttgttgttggtttttttttttttttggttttccttccaatatttgcatcttttattttcaaatatttcttttttttttaattttcccactgtacagcaaaagggtcaggttatccttacatgtatacattacaattacattttttccccaccctttgttctgttgcaacatgagtatctagacaaagttctcaatgctattcagcaggatctccttgtaaatctattccaagttgtgtctgataagcccaagctcccgatccctcccactccctccccctcccatcaggcagccacaagtctcttctccaagtccatgattttcttttctgaggagatgttcatttgtgctggatattagattccagttataagtgatatcatatggtatttgtctttgtctttttggctcatttcactcaggatgagattctctagttccatccatgttgctgcaaatggcattatgtcattcttttttagagacatctttttttaatcttttttcatccacacctgtggcatatggaagttcccaggccaggggtcaaattggagctgcagctgccagtctacgccacagccacagcagatccgagccgcgtctgtgacctatgccacagcttacagcagtgctgacccttaacccactgagcaaggtcagggattgaacacgcatcctcatggacactatgtcaggttcttttcttttcttttttttttttttttttgtctttttgccttttctagggccgcacctgtggcacatggaggttcccaggctaggggtctaatcagagctctatccacgggcctacaccagagacatagcaatgcaggatctgagccacgtctgcacctacagcagagctcacagaaacatcggatccttaacccactgagcaaggccagggatgaaacccgcaacctcatggttcctagtcagattcattaaccactgagccatgacgggaactccctatgtcaggttcttagtccactgagccacaacaggaactccaatagagaCATCTTAAATGCTATGACATAGTTGACAAATCTTTGAAAATGTATGGCTGAAGCCTAGAATCAGCAATACCTACTAAAACTGTTTCCACGTATTCTGATGAGAAAAGTATagaataggagtttccgtcgtggctcagtggttaacgaatccgactaggaaccatgaggtttcgggttcgatccctggccttgcttactgggttaaggatctggcgttgccgtgagctgtggtgtacgtcgcagacatagctcagatccccgcatttctgtggctctggcagaggccggtggctacagctctgattcgatccctagcctgggaacctccataagccacgggagcggccctagaaaaggcaaaaagacaaaaaaagaaaaagaaaaaaaagtatagaatagagagatttttagtcattttaaatgCTTCACTTACTTTCCCATAGGAACTGTGGGagagacaaaattaaatatttgcagCTCCTTTCCCATATTTTGTTTTGGGGCACAGGACAAAGCTAAGTTTATTTAGTATTTACTATTCTGGgctcaaaaaaaaagttttctgaattACTATCAGGAGTGGCACATGATAGGggtttttttaagtcaaaaaatcTTGGAGACTGATATTCTTATTGTCACCTCTACCTTTGTGTCAGTGGCTAAGTTTGGGGAATCTTTACCCAAATAATAGTTTCAAGACATTTTACTTTCCCCTGGACTCTCAGTTTCTGTTTATGACTTTGAGAATTCAAAAATTACTAAATGATCCAGCAGGATTGACCTAGTCCATGGcaaatgtctgttgttttttttacTAACCAGCATCTTCCTGGTAACCACACCTCGATTTTACTCGGGAGAACCATCTCCTGTGATTCCCAGATCACGTGTTTCCAGTGAAGCCCAACAACGGCAGTGTAGATGGAAATCTAGGCCTAAGCCCATCTGCATGGTGTATTCCCTTGATTGGCTCAGAGATGGGCATGTGATTCAGAAAGAGCCAATGAAATAACGAAACGCAATTGGTTGTTTTCCCGCCGAGTTTATGGGAGAGAGACTCCTGCTCTGTCACTGGACCACCAAGGAGAAGCCAGGTGAATGGAGCCAATATCAAAAGAGGCAGAACTGAGAACTGCACATACTCATCTCTGAAGTCCTGCTTTAAGCATTTAAACATCAAATGCTGGCAGAGTTTTGAGCACCCTGACAACAACTTCGTTTCTGAGGTCATAGAAAACCAACAGGGTTAACACGTTCTCACGAAAAGATTTCTAGAAGTTACCTAATTCTAGAAGTTTCTTGACACAGTCGACTCTCTGGTAGGTGCAAGCCACATACAGAGGAGTTCCGAGGTGAGGCACTTCTTGGTCGATGTTAACGTTATTTGCCAGCAGAATCTCCATGCACTCTCTATTGCCTGGCGGAACACATGATAACCTCGCTCAAGTAAGGGAAATAGTAACGCTTCACAGAATTACAGGACTGCTTATCTATAATGGGCTTTAGAAACaccctagttttttgttttgttttttacagctgcacctgtggcatatggaattttccaagcCAGGtgggggtcaaaccggagctgcagctgaggcctaagccacagccacaagcacaccggattcaagccacatctgggacctacactgaagcttgtggcaatgtcggatccttaacccactgagcaaggccagggatcttgaacccacatcctcatggacctgtgttgggttcttaacctgctcagcaacaatgggaactccccccccttttttttttttggtctttttgtcttttctagggctgcacccgaggcatatggaggttcccaggccaggggtccaattggagctacagccgctggcctacaccacagccacagcaacttggaatccgagccgtgtctgcgacctacaccacccctcagggccacgccagatccttaacccactgagcgaggccagggatcaaacccacaacctcatggttccaagtgggattcgttaaccactgagttacaatgggaactctgggaatgcCTAGATTTCttttaagcagaaaataatttgGGGAGTGGAGGAAACCTTAGAAATCAccaaaataaaaccattaaaaagaagagCATGCCCTTGCTTCCCCCACTGAAATTCTTCCTTGCAGCCCTGGGGTACCTCCAACCAAACTAAGGGCACCAGGGAGCACAGCTGAAATCACTGTCTATAATAAGTCATGGGTTTTTAGACAAAGGCTACAAGACCCAGGGGGATAAATGACTCATGCTATTATCACCCCGGAAACCCAGTGCTCAAATCCAAGACCCAGCCCTGATCCCTCTCCATGACACATCTTCTCTTTCCCACCCCAACATGTAAGACCGGGTGGACTGCCACGCCATGCAGTAAaccttcttcttttatttttggttaatttGGAAGACTCCCAtgaggatcaaaaaaaaaaaaaaaaaccctcaaatgtaGACTGTATTTCCATGCACTCTCAAGTTCAATGGTAACTAAGAACTATGTGAGTAATCGCTGTCCTTGGAATTCACCAGGTGAATAGACAGGATTAAGTTGCAGCGTATGAATGACGTGCTCGGGAGCAAAGGCTTCTGAGGTATTTATTGATGGGGGTTTTTCTCTCTTAaagagtttgttcttttttgaagattcaaaggtttccttaaaaaaaacactaTCACTGATGAAGCTTAACCAGTCTTTTCTTTAGAGATGACATAAACGTAAGCTTCATCTCGAGCCTGCTTGATTTATCACAATTCCAATTTAAGCATAATTATGcattaaaatgtacaaataagGATTCTGTGAATTCAGACTCTTTGTTCGCATAAGTAAATTTTCTACCTGGATTATAGCATCAATCTGTCCAAGTACTGACTCAGACTGGCCCAGCTTGTTCCTAGAGGTTTAAAGCTGCCAGAATCCAGAAATGATATCTAATTAGGACCTACCACTGCCTGGTTAATACAATCTATCTAATCAACACTTTCCAATCActcctgtcctttttttcccccttttttttatttctgcaaaaaacTGAGCCTACCTGGAGTGAAATTTAAGTATTCTcaggaacttttaaaaacatgaatacaTAAAAGTCAAGTGACTGGCGCCAATAGTATCTGATGTAATGAATCTGCTATTCATCCTTCCATTCTGTGGACACTGGTCTCTAACACATTTTTATgatgatacagaaaaaaatatgcagaggagttcccgctgtggtgcaatgggatcagcagtgtctctgaagtgccaggatgccagttcaatccccagaccactacagtgggttaaaggatctggggttgcccctgctgggttgcaactgtggctcaaatctgatccctggctcaggaactccatatgctgcaaggagCCAAAAAGATATATTTAGAGGCACAAGAATTTCTCTGTTTATAGGGATATATAatgcttatatatgtatatataggatatagtgtatatgtatatgtgtgtgtgattttatatatatgtatttatatatatatagtagacaCGTAGATACGAAACACTCCATATATAACTGTCTAAGCGCTGCAGAACTACTTAAGTAATGCAAACTATTCCCTATATTTAACCACTTATAAATGTTTGGACAGAAAGGCAAATAATAGATTAATTTTCACTTCAAATCaatagttaaatttttaaaacacttctaTATTACTTTCGAAGTAGGCTATTTCCCTACAACTTAAAGGACGTATTTGAAGTTTGGAAAATGACCAACATCAATTACCAATCaatgaatgtttattaaatatgtacAGGGCATCAAAACCATAGATATTCTGAGGTTTGAGGGGGTCTTTATCCTTTCAAGTAATCCACTGCAAAAAAAGTTAccaaataacatattttatttgtttgttttttgccatggtcgaggcatgtggaagtttccaggccagggagtaAACCACGcatgacctgagccgctgcagtgacaatgctggatccttaacctgctgcaccaccagggaactcctcaagtgacATGGTTAACAACCTGGGGCAAATCTTCctctattgcttttggaaataGAGTTTGATTCCCATTATACCAGCAAAGATCACTCTTCTCCAGTGTTCTTACTTCTCCGTTGTATTTCTGATCTCAGTGTAAGAGAATAAGCTCCACTGCTGGTTGACACAGAAATGCTGCTCTTTAAGTGTGACCTTTGATAAATGGCACTGGCCTTTCAATGGCTCTTTTTAATGCCTAGTCCATGCATATCGTTCTTGAATTCCTTCATTTTACTCTTTTCTGTCATTTCAAAAGCAATGGAGAACAGAGATGTCTGGAATCAAGAACAAGGTTTCCAACACCATGCTTTTGAAAACTGCAACTTGCTTTTCAACAACTAATGACTTTGAGAGCCATCAGCTCGTCTCGAGTATATTGCCTGCTGTGGACAGTTACTTTTAATCTTCCATTAGCGACATCATCTGCCTTGGCTTTCAGACactttcatcatttattttatgttagcGGTTGATGTTTTATGGGCTTTGGGGCATGGACTGTTCTTTTCCAGTAAGGACAGAGACAGAAACACAGTACAACTCATGGAAGTGACGCCTGCAGCCCTGACTCCACCAGTGGCCACCCAAACACCAGCAAAGAACCTCAAGCCAGGCTGGATGAGAGACTGACCCCAGGAAACGGGACATCTGGGGCAAACAGCCACTCCTGGGTTGTAAGAAGAGGCTTTTCATGCCCACTGGTATTGCCAGGAGATTTGGGCGTGGTGAGGTTACCGCTGTGGGATTTCTAAGCCACACACTGTCTGTTGGTTAAAAATATCTGGGCGACCCTAGTAAGGGGACCACTAGGTCAGTGACTCACACAGACTAGAGGGAGTCCACCCATGTTCTGTGGGCCAGGCGATGGCTCACCTACCTCTCTTCACTGCCTCGTGGATGGGCGAGGCCAGGTGCACCTCGAGCTGGGCCTTGGCTCCAAATTCCAGCAGCACATTGACACATGCAGCACTGCCGCTGCAGCACGCATTGAAGAGGGGCGTGGCTCCGTGAACTGTCACCCCATTGACCTAGGGACGGGCAAAGGGAGAACCAGAGGATTTGCTCTTTGTTTCTCACCATCTCCAGCTGCGCATTCCCACGGATCTGCCTGGagaaacttcccaggccaggaaatgagTGACGGAACTGTCCATCCTTCCAGCATTACATTTTTTTACATCAGTAACCTGCCAGCTTATAAGGACAATCATGAGTGAGGCACAAtgggattgttttttaaatggatacaggggcatactgggtagagttctctgtgctatacagcaggtccccgggGCCCAATTATTCCATACACCTCagcgtgcatatgccaatcccaaacccccaatatgtgggaaaggaatctgaaggagaatggatgtgtgtatatgtacaagggaatccctttgctgtactgcagaaatcaTCCCAACATTGTAAACTGACTTcaacaaagcttttaaaaatgaaaaaaaaaatgcattcgcGGGTattctagaggttttttttaGCAGCCTCCTAGTTGCCTGACAACATGGCCTCTGGAACAATCAGCTTGGGTTCAAACCCAGCTCTCTTTCTTCCGTCGGCTCAGAGATCTTGGTTAGGACGCTAACTTTCTGTGCCTgggtttccttacctgtaaaatgaggatcatAAAGGAATCTACTCCATGAGGTTACCTCTGAGGGTACAACACACGAGTTACGACGTGTAAACACCTAGAACACTGCCTGAAGCTCAGTAAGCATCTGATAAACAGTCACAGCAAACAATGATCTCCATTTTCCATTAGTACGGAGCTGACTCCCCCTCACAGTCACAAACACACCGAAAGTATGAGAGGTACCATCCAGCTTAAGGTCCCCAAATCTatccttgcaaaaaaaaaaaaaaaatctgctcagcAGTTCCCCACAGCTCTTTCTTGCCAAAGATTTCCTTTCTGGTCTACGACAATCCATACCAATCACAAATCCAGTAGCGACCCCTCAAGAGATCGTGAGCAagcaaaagacacaaagaagagAGCCATCAACATGGTGTCTCCAACCATCCTTGGTGCCTTCTAGGGATGTGGGTGGTCCACGAGACCCAGCACAGCTGCGAGGCATCTGTGAGTATTAACAATAGAGTGGAAAGAACATCCTGGAACCAAGGTGTTCTGGAGGGGAGGCTCTGATAGGACTGAAAGGTGAGAAAGACCATGAGGGTTTGACGTCAAGCCACTTTGCCTCAACAACCAAAGATACATGCTTGTGATCATTGGAATCATTAACAAAAAGCTATTTCTCCATAGTGCCAAGATAGCCCTCATTCAAGGTGAAAGTTAAAAACGAGATGCTAAGACGGCAGAGACAGACGAGGACACAGACAAACGCAAGTAAATTCATACACTGTAAGGATTTCTAacctaattttcatttttatggacaAATATATGGTGGAACCGGTTTGGCTGGTTTTTAACCAAGTAA
Above is a genomic segment from Sus scrofa isolate TJ Tabasco breed Duroc chromosome X, Sscrofa11.1, whole genome shotgun sequence containing:
- the ASB11 gene encoding ankyrin repeat and SOCS box protein 11 isoform X2; protein product: MAPTTASFSQTLVLLAPNTHDCWADRSPLHEAAAQGRLLALKTLIAQGVNVNLVTINRVSSLHEACLGGHVACAKALLENGAHVNGVTVHGATPLFNACCSGSAACVNVLLEFGAKAQLEVHLASPIHEAVKRGNRECMEILLANNVNIDQEVPHLGTPLYVACTYQRVDCVKKLLELGANVDHGQWLDSPLHAAARQNSVEIIHLLIDFGANIKGKNAQGKIALDLAAPKSSVEQALLLREGPPALSQLCRLCVRKCLGRTCHQTIQKLYLPEPLERFLLYQ
- the ASB11 gene encoding ankyrin repeat and SOCS box protein 11 isoform X1, encoding MSCHPTTCCLPHAVGCRSRTLLRMYCWADRSPLHEAAAQGRLLALKTLIAQGVNVNLVTINRVSSLHEACLGGHVACAKALLENGAHVNGVTVHGATPLFNACCSGSAACVNVLLEFGAKAQLEVHLASPIHEAVKRGNRECMEILLANNVNIDQEVPHLGTPLYVACTYQRVDCVKKLLELGANVDHGQWLDSPLHAAARQNSVEIIHLLIDFGANIKGKNAQGKIALDLAAPKSSVEQALLLREGPPALSQLCRLCVRKCLGRTCHQTIQKLYLPEPLERFLLYQ
- the ASB11 gene encoding ankyrin repeat and SOCS box protein 11 isoform b (isoform b is encoded by transcript variant 2); translation: MLQLMGENEKNLEVLGNTRRPGVWKEISFGDYICHTFQGDCWADRSPLHEAAAQGRLLALKTLIAQGVNVNLVTINRVSSLHEACLGGHVACAKALLENGAHVNGVTVHGATPLFNACCSGSAACVNVLLEFGAKAQLEVHLASPIHEAVKRGNRECMEILLANNVNIDQEVPHLGTPLYVACTYQRVDCVKKLLELGANVDHGQWLDSPLHAAARQNSVEIIHLLIDFGANIKGKNAQGKIALDLAAPKSSVEQALLLREGPPALSQLCRLCVRKCLGRTCHQTIQKLYLPEPLERFLLYQ